From Helicoverpa armigera isolate CAAS_96S chromosome 29, ASM3070526v1, whole genome shotgun sequence, the proteins below share one genomic window:
- the LOC135119103 gene encoding uncharacterized protein LOC135119103 gives MYKWLRHYGYLHKFPNPDKDRQLFNTWVFHIGGDILQLENNHIFKYRRVCNDHFEPKYWCRNNRLAKGAVPTKNMPGLSCSKFSIEKRALRPLQISGPSTSKEPAHLHIHSQGSIEDVQMKENLDPVTSESQSVHSDRQPHSEEENVEVVKDLVHRKVKCVSKKAVKQVAVTKTERALYQKMLQVGVKLSKCRSKVKKQAIKIKALQNITTNPQFLETLDKMSSTSKILTLLQFREHKKEKKGRRFTLEEKIVALTILKQSPKGYRFLRKIFILPSRQILIKLINMADINAGINKNLMAQIKKATLKMKPEHKLCVVLFDEMSLKPNVAYNERKDRVSGFVTNGQETLPEYADHAQVFMIRGLIKNYKQPVAYTFSQSATKGPELAKQLKAVITELQNAGLNVVATVCDQGTNNVNCIKFLLQETRGILLRKSEEPEGNIILINKQEIIPLYDPPHLMKCIRNNLITKIYYIKRQQNANGKVGTHNCTAPRKPRLQRHKTGAKINRLPLHSQ, from the exons atgtacaaatggcttag acactacgggtatttacataaattccctaatccagataaggataggcagctatttaatacatgggtctttcatattggtggtgacattttgcaacttgaaaataaccatattttcaaataccgccgcgtctgtaatgatcatttcgaaccaaaatattggtgccggaataaccgacttgccaaaggagctgtacctacaaaaaacatgccag gattatcttgctcgaaattcagcattgaaaaaagagcactaagacctcttcagatttcaggaccgtctacatcaaaag aacctgcgcatctacatatacactcacaaggttcaattgaagatgtacaaatgaaagagaatcttg atcctgtcacttcagaatctcagtctgtacacagtgatagacagcctcatagtgaagaagaaaatgttgaggtggtgaaagatcttg tgcatcgcaaagttaaatgtgttagtaagaaggcggtaaaacaggttgctgttacgaaaactgagcgtgctctgtatcagaaaatgctgcaagttggtgtgaaactcagcaaatgccgtagcaaggttaaaaagcaggcaatcaagatcaaggccctgcaaaatattactacaaaccctcaatttttagaaactctagacaaaatgtctagcacatcaaaaattttaactttgctgcagttcagggagcacaaaaaggaaaaaaaaggccggcgtttcacattagaggaaaaaattgtagctttgactatcctcaagcaaagcccaaaaggatacagattcctgaggaaaatctttatcctgccatcacgccaaattttaataaaattaattaatatggcagatataaatgctggtatcaataaaaatttgatggcacaaataaaaaaagccaCACTTAAAATGAAACCAGAGCACAAATTATGTGTGGTTCTTTTTGACGAAATGTCACTAAAACCGAATGTGGCATACAATGAAAGGAAGGACAGAGTGAGTGGGTTTGTAACCAATGGGCAAGAGACACTGCCTGAGTATGCAGATCATGCGCAGGTATTTATGATAAgaggacttataaaaaattataagcaacccgttgcatacacattttctcagtctgccacaaagggaccagaactggcaaaacaattaaaggctgtcatcacagaactacaaaatgctggtcttaatgtggtagcaacagtgtgcgaccaaggaacaaataatgttaactgcattaaattcttgttacaagaaacaagaggtattctgttaagaaaatcagaagaacctgagggaaatattattttaataaataaacaggaaatcattcccttgtatgacccacctcacttaatgaaatgtataagaaataatttaataacgaaaatctactatataaaaagacaacaaaatgctaatggcaaagtgggaacacataactgcactgcaccaagaaaacccaggctacaaaggcataagactggtgccaaaattaacagactcccactgcattcccagtaa